In Parus major isolate Abel chromosome 1, Parus_major1.1, whole genome shotgun sequence, the following proteins share a genomic window:
- the PCID2 gene encoding PCI domain-containing protein 2 isoform X2 → MAHITINQYLQQLPSPEEKCQQVLESPYDEMFAAHLRCTYAVANHDFVEAYKCQTVIVQSFLRAFQAHKEENWALPIMYSVALDLRIFANNADQQLVKKGKSKVGDMLEKAAELLMGCFRVCASDTRAGIEDSKKWGMLFLVNQLFKIYFKINKLHLCKPLIRAIDSSNLKDEYSMAQRVTYKYYVGRKAMFDSDFKQAEEYLSFAFEHCHRSSQKNKRMILIYLLPVKMLLGHMPTVQLLKKYDLMQFAEVTKSVSEGNLLLLNDALTKHETFFIRCGIFLILEKLKIITYRNLFKKVYLLLKTHQLSLDAFLIALKFMQVDDVDIDEVQCILANLIYLGHIKGYISHQHQKLVVSKQNPFPPLSTVCC, encoded by the exons ATGGCGCACATCACCATAAATCAGTACTTGCAGCAA CTTCCATCTCCAGAGGAGAAGTGTCAACAAGTTTTGGAATCTCCATATGATGAAATGTTTGCAGCCCACCTAAG GTGTACTTACGCTGTTGCAAACCACGACTTTGTAGAAGCATACAAATGCCAAACAGTTATTGTCCA ATCTTTCCTGCGAGCGTTTCAGGcacataaagaagaaaattg ggccTTACCTATTATGTATTCTGTAGCCCTTGATCTTCGAATTTTTGCTAATAAT GCAGATCAACAGCTtgtgaagaaagggaaaagcaaagttGGTGACATgttggaaaaagcagcagaactgctgatGGGCTGCTTCCGAGTCTGTGCCAGTGACAC TCGAGCAGGCATCGAAGACTCAAAAAAGTGGGGCATGTTGTTTCTTGTCAATCAGctgtttaaaatttattttaag atcaACAAGCTCCATCTCTGTAAGCCCTTAATTAGAGCAATTGACAGCTCAAATCTGAAGGATGAGTATAGTATGGCACAGAGAGTTACATACAAATACTATGTTGGACGCAAGGCCATGTTTGACAGTGACTTTAAGCAAG CTGAAGAGTATCTGTCATTTGCCTTTGAGCACTGTCACCGATCAAGccagaagaacaaaagaatgATTTTGATCTACTTGCTGCCAGTAAAAATGTTGTTG ggcCATATGCCAACAGTTCAGCTCTTAAAAAAGTATGACCTTATGCAGTTTGCTGAAGTAACAAAGTCTGTGAG TGAAGGAAATCTTCTTCTGCTGAATGATGCTCTGACAAAGCATGAGACCTTTTTTATTCGATGTGGAATCTTTCTTATCcttgagaagctgaaaattatCACATACAGGAATCTCTTCAAGAAAGT ATATTTACTACTCAAAACTCATCAGCTATCTCTAGATGCTTTTCTGATTGCTCTGAAGTTCATGCAAGTAGATGATGTTGATATTGATGAAGTCCAGTGTATTTTAGCTAACCTTATATATTTG gGTCACATTAAAGGCTACATATCCCATCAGCATCAGAAGCTTGTGGTCAGCAAGCAGAACCCATTTCCTCCACTGTCAACAGTATGTTGTTGA
- the LOC107202655 gene encoding cullin-4A isoform X16, translated as MADEPQKKPHLSALVGHTNGLTKPASLAATGTRSTGGGGGGATASSKKLVIKNFRERPKLPDNYTQDTWQKLHEAVGAIQSSISIKYNLEELYQAVENLCSYKVSATLYKQLRQVCEEHVKAQILQFREDSLDSLLFLKKINKCWQDHCRQMIMIRSIFLFLDRTYVLQNSVLPSIWDMGLELFRNHIISDKQVQTKTIDGILLLIERERNGEAVDRSLLRSLLSMLSDLQVYKESFEQRFLEETNCLYAAEGQRLMQEREVPEYLHHVNKRLEEEGDRVITYLDHSTQKPLIACVEKQLLGEHLSAILQKGLDSLLDENRIPDLTQTYQLFSRVKGGQQILLQHWSEYIKD; from the exons ATGGCGGACGAGCCGCAGAAGAAGCCGCACTTGTCGGCCTTGGTGGGACACACGAACGGGCTCACCAAGCCCGCCTCGCTGGCCGCCACCGGCACCCGCTCCACGGGAGGAGGAGGCGGAGGCGCGACCGCCTCCTCCAAGAAACTCGTGATCAAGAACTTCAGAG AAAGACCCAAATTACCAGATAATTATACTCAGGACACCTGGCAGAAACTTCATGAAGCGGTGGGAGCAATACAGAGTAGCATTTCTATTAAATACAACCTTGAAGAACTCTACCAG GCTGTTGAAAATCTCTGTTCCTACAAAGTTTCTGCTACACTGTACAAACAGCTGCGACAAGTCTGTGAAGAACACGTGAAAGCACAAATCCTTCAGTTTAGAGA AGATTCTCTGGatagtcttttatttttaaagaagataaataaatgcTGGCAAGATCATTGCAGACAAATG ATCATGATAAGaagcattttcttatttttggaTCGTACATATGTGCTTCAGAATTCAGTGCTTCCTTCTATATG GGATATGGGTCTAGAGTTATTTAGAAACCATATCATTAGTGACAAGCAAGTTCAAACCAAGACTATTGATGGAATTCTCCTGCTAATTGAACGAGAACGAAATGGTGAAGCTGTGGACAGGAGTTTGCTGCGGAGTTTGTTGAGCATGCTCTCAGATCTGCAG GTTTACAAGGAATCATTTGAACAGAGGTTTCTGGAAGAGACTAATTGTTTATATGCTGCAGAAGGCCAAAGATTAATGCAGGAAAGAGAG GTCCCAGAATACCTTCACCATGTTAATAAACGTTTGGAAGAAGAAGGAGACAGAGTAATAACATATTTAGATCACAGCACACA AAAGCCCCTGATTGCTTGTGTGGAGAAGCAGCTACTAGGAGAACACTTATCAGCTATTTtgcaaaaag gaCTTGATAGCCTGCTTGATGAAAATAGAATACCAGATTTGACCCAGACATACCAGCTATTCAGCCGGGTAAAAGGTGGACAGCAGATCCTTTTGCAACACTGGAGTGAATACATCAAG GACTAA
- the PROZ gene encoding vitamin K-dependent protein Z — translation MASCSWIIFFLLSALFLQTEQAVFISADDANSVIKRQRRASSLLLEEVLQGSLERECLEERCTHEEAREVFENDEMLKMFWDIYYGGRRCSSSPCQHNGVCEDSIRGYTCTCAEGYEGENCAFAKNECHHQAKVGCDHFCYPGSDSYRCSCADGYELGKDKKQCIALDACACGRLQDSDNLISETRKKSDERFPWQVLLLTSEGKGFCGGVLLKSNFVLTTAECALLHSHFQIRIGAGSNGTSGTGKIMQVSEKHIHIRYDEDTGENNIALLQLQEHAECDNHHLPVCTPERDFAEHVLIPKLAGTVSGWRMEGDELQVEELQVSYLPAEDCKQILNISLTNRQFCGHLQEAVDKRLAGGSFLVTEYKGTWFLTGILGSWPLEDTDWETLLFTNTARYMVWVKQKIK, via the exons ATGGCAAGTTGCTCTTGGATAatattcttccttctctctgcccttttccttcagacagagcaggcag TATTCATATCAGCTGATGATGCAAACAGTGTTATCAAGAGACAGAGACGTGCCAGTTCCCTACTTCTGGAGGAGGTCCTTCAAGGTAGCTTGGAAAGAGAATGCCTAGAAGAGAGATGTACACATGAAGAAGCAAGAGAAGTATTTGAAAATGATGAAATGCTT aaaatgttttgggaTATCTACTATG gtggcaggaggtgctccTCCAGCCCGTGCCAGCACAATGGTGTGTGTGAGGACAGCATCCGTGGCTACACCTGCACCTGTGCTGAGGGCTACGAGGGAGAGAACTGTGCTTTCG CTAAGAATGAATGTCACCACCAAGCAAAGGTGGGATGTGACCACTTCTGCTACCCAGGAAGTGATTCCTACCGCTGTTCCTGTGCTGATGGCTATGAGCTCGGGAAGGATAAAAAACAGTGCATCGCATTAG ATGCATGTGCATGTGGCAGACTTCAAGACAGTGATAACCTTATAAGTGAAACCAGGAAGAAAAGTGATGAGCGATTTCCTTGGCAG GTACTGCTGCTAACCTCAGAAGGGAAAGGCTTCTGTGGAGGAGTGTTGCTAAAAAGTAACTTTGTGTTGACAACAGCAGAGTGTGCCCTTCTGCACAGCCATTTTCAAATCAGGATTGGTGCTG GGTCTAATGGCACAAGTGGAACCGGGAAGATAATGCAAGTGAGTGAGAAGCACATACACATCCGTTATGACGAAGACACTGGTGAGAACAACATTGCATTACTACAGCTTCAAGAGCACGCCGAGTGTGACAACCACCACCTTCCTGTGTGCACCCCTGAGAGAGACTTTGCAGAACATGTTTTAATTCCAAAACTGGCTGGCACGGTCAGTGGCTGGAGAATGGAAGGTGATGAACTTCAAGTCGAAGAGCTGCAGGTTTCCTACCTTCCTGCTGAGGACTGCAAACAAATCCTCAACATCAGCCTCACAAACAGGCAGTTCTGCGGGCACCTCCAGGAGGCCGTAGACAAACGCCTGGCTGGAGGAAGCTTCTTGGTTACTGAGTACAAGGGCACGTGGTTTCTGACTGGTATCCTGGGATCCTGGCCACTAGAAGACACTGACTGGGAAACATTGCTTTTCACCAACACTGCAAGGTATATGGTATGggttaaacaaaaaataaagtaa
- the LOC107202655 gene encoding cullin-4A isoform X19 — MADEPQKKPHLSALVGHTNGLTKPASLAATGTRSTGGGGGGATASSKKLVIKNFRERPKLPDNYTQDTWQKLHEAVGAIQSSISIKYNLEELYQAVENLCSYKVSATLYKQLRQVCEEHVKAQILQFREDSLDSLLFLKKINKCWQDHCRQMIMIRSIFLFLDRTYVLQNSVLPSIWDMGLELFRNHIISDKQVQTKTIDGILLLIERERNGEAVDRSLLRSLLSMLSDLQKEFTLLDRIHFSWATERSLADLKMCY, encoded by the exons ATGGCGGACGAGCCGCAGAAGAAGCCGCACTTGTCGGCCTTGGTGGGACACACGAACGGGCTCACCAAGCCCGCCTCGCTGGCCGCCACCGGCACCCGCTCCACGGGAGGAGGAGGCGGAGGCGCGACCGCCTCCTCCAAGAAACTCGTGATCAAGAACTTCAGAG AAAGACCCAAATTACCAGATAATTATACTCAGGACACCTGGCAGAAACTTCATGAAGCGGTGGGAGCAATACAGAGTAGCATTTCTATTAAATACAACCTTGAAGAACTCTACCAG GCTGTTGAAAATCTCTGTTCCTACAAAGTTTCTGCTACACTGTACAAACAGCTGCGACAAGTCTGTGAAGAACACGTGAAAGCACAAATCCTTCAGTTTAGAGA AGATTCTCTGGatagtcttttatttttaaagaagataaataaatgcTGGCAAGATCATTGCAGACAAATG ATCATGATAAGaagcattttcttatttttggaTCGTACATATGTGCTTCAGAATTCAGTGCTTCCTTCTATATG GGATATGGGTCTAGAGTTATTTAGAAACCATATCATTAGTGACAAGCAAGTTCAAACCAAGACTATTGATGGAATTCTCCTGCTAATTGAACGAGAACGAAATGGTGAAGCTGTGGACAGGAGTTTGCTGCGGAGTTTGTTGAGCATGCTCTCAGATCTGCAG AAAGAGTTCACCTTACTTGATAGAATTCATTTTTCCTGGGCAACTGAGAGAAGCCTGGCAGATCTGAAGATGTGTTACTGA
- the LOC107202655 gene encoding cullin-4A isoform X17 gives MADEPQKKPHLSALVGHTNGLTKPASLAATGTRSTGGGGGGATASSKKLVIKNFRERPKLPDNYTQDTWQKLHEAVGAIQSSISIKYNLEELYQAVENLCSYKVSATLYKQLRQVCEEHVKAQILQFREDSLDSLLFLKKINKCWQDHCRQMIMIRSIFLFLDRTYVLQNSVLPSIWDMGLELFRNHIISDKQVQTKTIDGILLLIERERNGEAVDRSLLRSLLSMLSDLQVYKESFEQRFLEETNCLYAAEGQRLMQEREVPEYLHHVNKRLEEEGDRVITYLDHSTQT, from the exons ATGGCGGACGAGCCGCAGAAGAAGCCGCACTTGTCGGCCTTGGTGGGACACACGAACGGGCTCACCAAGCCCGCCTCGCTGGCCGCCACCGGCACCCGCTCCACGGGAGGAGGAGGCGGAGGCGCGACCGCCTCCTCCAAGAAACTCGTGATCAAGAACTTCAGAG AAAGACCCAAATTACCAGATAATTATACTCAGGACACCTGGCAGAAACTTCATGAAGCGGTGGGAGCAATACAGAGTAGCATTTCTATTAAATACAACCTTGAAGAACTCTACCAG GCTGTTGAAAATCTCTGTTCCTACAAAGTTTCTGCTACACTGTACAAACAGCTGCGACAAGTCTGTGAAGAACACGTGAAAGCACAAATCCTTCAGTTTAGAGA AGATTCTCTGGatagtcttttatttttaaagaagataaataaatgcTGGCAAGATCATTGCAGACAAATG ATCATGATAAGaagcattttcttatttttggaTCGTACATATGTGCTTCAGAATTCAGTGCTTCCTTCTATATG GGATATGGGTCTAGAGTTATTTAGAAACCATATCATTAGTGACAAGCAAGTTCAAACCAAGACTATTGATGGAATTCTCCTGCTAATTGAACGAGAACGAAATGGTGAAGCTGTGGACAGGAGTTTGCTGCGGAGTTTGTTGAGCATGCTCTCAGATCTGCAG GTTTACAAGGAATCATTTGAACAGAGGTTTCTGGAAGAGACTAATTGTTTATATGCTGCAGAAGGCCAAAGATTAATGCAGGAAAGAGAG GTCCCAGAATACCTTCACCATGTTAATAAACGTTTGGAAGAAGAAGGAGACAGAGTAATAACATATTTAGATCACAGCACACA gaCTTGA
- the PCID2 gene encoding PCI domain-containing protein 2 isoform X1: MAHITINQYLQQVQEAIETRDGTFCAELVSFKHPHVANPRLQLPSPEEKCQQVLESPYDEMFAAHLRCTYAVANHDFVEAYKCQTVIVQSFLRAFQAHKEENWALPIMYSVALDLRIFANNADQQLVKKGKSKVGDMLEKAAELLMGCFRVCASDTRAGIEDSKKWGMLFLVNQLFKIYFKINKLHLCKPLIRAIDSSNLKDEYSMAQRVTYKYYVGRKAMFDSDFKQAEEYLSFAFEHCHRSSQKNKRMILIYLLPVKMLLGHMPTVQLLKKYDLMQFAEVTKSVSEGNLLLLNDALTKHETFFIRCGIFLILEKLKIITYRNLFKKVYLLLKTHQLSLDAFLIALKFMQVDDVDIDEVQCILANLIYLGHIKGYISHQHQKLVVSKQNPFPPLSTVCC, from the exons ATGGCGCACATCACCATAAATCAGTACTTGCAGCAA GTACAAGAGGCCATTGAGACCAGAGATGGTACGTTCTGTGCAGAATTAGTGTCATTTAAACATCCACATGTTGCAAACCCAAGGCTGCAG CTTCCATCTCCAGAGGAGAAGTGTCAACAAGTTTTGGAATCTCCATATGATGAAATGTTTGCAGCCCACCTAAG GTGTACTTACGCTGTTGCAAACCACGACTTTGTAGAAGCATACAAATGCCAAACAGTTATTGTCCA ATCTTTCCTGCGAGCGTTTCAGGcacataaagaagaaaattg ggccTTACCTATTATGTATTCTGTAGCCCTTGATCTTCGAATTTTTGCTAATAAT GCAGATCAACAGCTtgtgaagaaagggaaaagcaaagttGGTGACATgttggaaaaagcagcagaactgctgatGGGCTGCTTCCGAGTCTGTGCCAGTGACAC TCGAGCAGGCATCGAAGACTCAAAAAAGTGGGGCATGTTGTTTCTTGTCAATCAGctgtttaaaatttattttaag atcaACAAGCTCCATCTCTGTAAGCCCTTAATTAGAGCAATTGACAGCTCAAATCTGAAGGATGAGTATAGTATGGCACAGAGAGTTACATACAAATACTATGTTGGACGCAAGGCCATGTTTGACAGTGACTTTAAGCAAG CTGAAGAGTATCTGTCATTTGCCTTTGAGCACTGTCACCGATCAAGccagaagaacaaaagaatgATTTTGATCTACTTGCTGCCAGTAAAAATGTTGTTG ggcCATATGCCAACAGTTCAGCTCTTAAAAAAGTATGACCTTATGCAGTTTGCTGAAGTAACAAAGTCTGTGAG TGAAGGAAATCTTCTTCTGCTGAATGATGCTCTGACAAAGCATGAGACCTTTTTTATTCGATGTGGAATCTTTCTTATCcttgagaagctgaaaattatCACATACAGGAATCTCTTCAAGAAAGT ATATTTACTACTCAAAACTCATCAGCTATCTCTAGATGCTTTTCTGATTGCTCTGAAGTTCATGCAAGTAGATGATGTTGATATTGATGAAGTCCAGTGTATTTTAGCTAACCTTATATATTTG gGTCACATTAAAGGCTACATATCCCATCAGCATCAGAAGCTTGTGGTCAGCAAGCAGAACCCATTTCCTCCACTGTCAACAGTATGTTGTTGA
- the LOC107202655 gene encoding cullin-4A isoform X20, whose product MADEPQKKPHLSALVGHTNGLTKPASLAATGTRSTGGGGGGATASSKKLVIKNFRERPKLPDNYTQDTWQKLHEAVGAIQSSISIKYNLEELYQAVENLCSYKVSATLYKQLRQVCEEHVKAQILQFREDSLDSLLFLKKINKCWQDHCRQMIMIRSIFLFLDRTYVLQNSVLPSICWMLCSCEFLRLSEEPGMFCSQLQQFSSNSLCWASFY is encoded by the exons ATGGCGGACGAGCCGCAGAAGAAGCCGCACTTGTCGGCCTTGGTGGGACACACGAACGGGCTCACCAAGCCCGCCTCGCTGGCCGCCACCGGCACCCGCTCCACGGGAGGAGGAGGCGGAGGCGCGACCGCCTCCTCCAAGAAACTCGTGATCAAGAACTTCAGAG AAAGACCCAAATTACCAGATAATTATACTCAGGACACCTGGCAGAAACTTCATGAAGCGGTGGGAGCAATACAGAGTAGCATTTCTATTAAATACAACCTTGAAGAACTCTACCAG GCTGTTGAAAATCTCTGTTCCTACAAAGTTTCTGCTACACTGTACAAACAGCTGCGACAAGTCTGTGAAGAACACGTGAAAGCACAAATCCTTCAGTTTAGAGA AGATTCTCTGGatagtcttttatttttaaagaagataaataaatgcTGGCAAGATCATTGCAGACAAATG ATCATGATAAGaagcattttcttatttttggaTCGTACATATGTGCTTCAGAATTCAGTGCTTCCTTCTATATG CTGGATGCTGTGCTCTTGTGAGTTCCTCAGGCTGTCTGAAGAGCCTGGTATGTTTTGTTCCCAGCTTCAGCAGTTTTCCTCTAACTCTTTGTGTTGGGCTTCCTTTTACTAA
- the LOC107202655 gene encoding cullin-4A isoform X21 has translation MADEPQKKPHLSALVGHTNGLTKPASLAATGTRSTGGGGGGATASSKKLVIKNFRERPKLPDNYTQDTWQKLHEAVGAIQSSISIKYNLEELYQAVENLCSYKVSATLYKQLRQVCEEHVKAQILQFREDSLDSLLFLKKINKCWQDHCRQMIMIRSIFLFLDRTYVLQNSVLPSIW, from the exons ATGGCGGACGAGCCGCAGAAGAAGCCGCACTTGTCGGCCTTGGTGGGACACACGAACGGGCTCACCAAGCCCGCCTCGCTGGCCGCCACCGGCACCCGCTCCACGGGAGGAGGAGGCGGAGGCGCGACCGCCTCCTCCAAGAAACTCGTGATCAAGAACTTCAGAG AAAGACCCAAATTACCAGATAATTATACTCAGGACACCTGGCAGAAACTTCATGAAGCGGTGGGAGCAATACAGAGTAGCATTTCTATTAAATACAACCTTGAAGAACTCTACCAG GCTGTTGAAAATCTCTGTTCCTACAAAGTTTCTGCTACACTGTACAAACAGCTGCGACAAGTCTGTGAAGAACACGTGAAAGCACAAATCCTTCAGTTTAGAGA AGATTCTCTGGatagtcttttatttttaaagaagataaataaatgcTGGCAAGATCATTGCAGACAAATG ATCATGATAAGaagcattttcttatttttggaTCGTACATATGTGCTTCAGAATTCAGTGCTTCCTTCTATATGGTAG
- the PCID2 gene encoding PCI domain-containing protein 2 isoform X3 — MAHITINQYLQQADQQLVKKGKSKVGDMLEKAAELLMGCFRVCASDTRAGIEDSKKWGMLFLVNQLFKIYFKINKLHLCKPLIRAIDSSNLKDEYSMAQRVTYKYYVGRKAMFDSDFKQAEEYLSFAFEHCHRSSQKNKRMILIYLLPVKMLLGHMPTVQLLKKYDLMQFAEVTKSVSEGNLLLLNDALTKHETFFIRCGIFLILEKLKIITYRNLFKKVYLLLKTHQLSLDAFLIALKFMQVDDVDIDEVQCILANLIYLGHIKGYISHQHQKLVVSKQNPFPPLSTVCC, encoded by the exons ATGGCGCACATCACCATAAATCAGTACTTGCAGCAA GCAGATCAACAGCTtgtgaagaaagggaaaagcaaagttGGTGACATgttggaaaaagcagcagaactgctgatGGGCTGCTTCCGAGTCTGTGCCAGTGACAC TCGAGCAGGCATCGAAGACTCAAAAAAGTGGGGCATGTTGTTTCTTGTCAATCAGctgtttaaaatttattttaag atcaACAAGCTCCATCTCTGTAAGCCCTTAATTAGAGCAATTGACAGCTCAAATCTGAAGGATGAGTATAGTATGGCACAGAGAGTTACATACAAATACTATGTTGGACGCAAGGCCATGTTTGACAGTGACTTTAAGCAAG CTGAAGAGTATCTGTCATTTGCCTTTGAGCACTGTCACCGATCAAGccagaagaacaaaagaatgATTTTGATCTACTTGCTGCCAGTAAAAATGTTGTTG ggcCATATGCCAACAGTTCAGCTCTTAAAAAAGTATGACCTTATGCAGTTTGCTGAAGTAACAAAGTCTGTGAG TGAAGGAAATCTTCTTCTGCTGAATGATGCTCTGACAAAGCATGAGACCTTTTTTATTCGATGTGGAATCTTTCTTATCcttgagaagctgaaaattatCACATACAGGAATCTCTTCAAGAAAGT ATATTTACTACTCAAAACTCATCAGCTATCTCTAGATGCTTTTCTGATTGCTCTGAAGTTCATGCAAGTAGATGATGTTGATATTGATGAAGTCCAGTGTATTTTAGCTAACCTTATATATTTG gGTCACATTAAAGGCTACATATCCCATCAGCATCAGAAGCTTGTGGTCAGCAAGCAGAACCCATTTCCTCCACTGTCAACAGTATGTTGTTGA
- the PCID2 gene encoding PCI domain-containing protein 2 isoform X4, whose translation MLEKAAELLMGCFRVCASDTRAGIEDSKKWGMLFLVNQLFKIYFKINKLHLCKPLIRAIDSSNLKDEYSMAQRVTYKYYVGRKAMFDSDFKQAEEYLSFAFEHCHRSSQKNKRMILIYLLPVKMLLGHMPTVQLLKKYDLMQFAEVTKSVSEGNLLLLNDALTKHETFFIRCGIFLILEKLKIITYRNLFKKVYLLLKTHQLSLDAFLIALKFMQVDDVDIDEVQCILANLIYLGHIKGYISHQHQKLVVSKQNPFPPLSTVCC comes from the exons ATgttggaaaaagcagcagaactgctgatGGGCTGCTTCCGAGTCTGTGCCAGTGACAC TCGAGCAGGCATCGAAGACTCAAAAAAGTGGGGCATGTTGTTTCTTGTCAATCAGctgtttaaaatttattttaag atcaACAAGCTCCATCTCTGTAAGCCCTTAATTAGAGCAATTGACAGCTCAAATCTGAAGGATGAGTATAGTATGGCACAGAGAGTTACATACAAATACTATGTTGGACGCAAGGCCATGTTTGACAGTGACTTTAAGCAAG CTGAAGAGTATCTGTCATTTGCCTTTGAGCACTGTCACCGATCAAGccagaagaacaaaagaatgATTTTGATCTACTTGCTGCCAGTAAAAATGTTGTTG ggcCATATGCCAACAGTTCAGCTCTTAAAAAAGTATGACCTTATGCAGTTTGCTGAAGTAACAAAGTCTGTGAG TGAAGGAAATCTTCTTCTGCTGAATGATGCTCTGACAAAGCATGAGACCTTTTTTATTCGATGTGGAATCTTTCTTATCcttgagaagctgaaaattatCACATACAGGAATCTCTTCAAGAAAGT ATATTTACTACTCAAAACTCATCAGCTATCTCTAGATGCTTTTCTGATTGCTCTGAAGTTCATGCAAGTAGATGATGTTGATATTGATGAAGTCCAGTGTATTTTAGCTAACCTTATATATTTG gGTCACATTAAAGGCTACATATCCCATCAGCATCAGAAGCTTGTGGTCAGCAAGCAGAACCCATTTCCTCCACTGTCAACAGTATGTTGTTGA
- the LOC107202655 gene encoding cullin-4A isoform X18, which yields MADEPQKKPHLSALVGHTNGLTKPASLAATGTRSTGGGGGGATASSKKLVIKNFRERPKLPDNYTQDTWQKLHEAVGAIQSSISIKYNLEELYQAVENLCSYKVSATLYKQLRQVCEEHVKAQILQFREDSLDSLLFLKKINKCWQDHCRQMIMIRSIFLFLDRTYVLQNSVLPSIWDMGLELFRNHIISDKQVQTKTIDGILLLIERERNGEAVDRSLLRSLLSMLSDLQVPEYLHHVNKRLEEEGDRVITYLDHSTQT from the exons ATGGCGGACGAGCCGCAGAAGAAGCCGCACTTGTCGGCCTTGGTGGGACACACGAACGGGCTCACCAAGCCCGCCTCGCTGGCCGCCACCGGCACCCGCTCCACGGGAGGAGGAGGCGGAGGCGCGACCGCCTCCTCCAAGAAACTCGTGATCAAGAACTTCAGAG AAAGACCCAAATTACCAGATAATTATACTCAGGACACCTGGCAGAAACTTCATGAAGCGGTGGGAGCAATACAGAGTAGCATTTCTATTAAATACAACCTTGAAGAACTCTACCAG GCTGTTGAAAATCTCTGTTCCTACAAAGTTTCTGCTACACTGTACAAACAGCTGCGACAAGTCTGTGAAGAACACGTGAAAGCACAAATCCTTCAGTTTAGAGA AGATTCTCTGGatagtcttttatttttaaagaagataaataaatgcTGGCAAGATCATTGCAGACAAATG ATCATGATAAGaagcattttcttatttttggaTCGTACATATGTGCTTCAGAATTCAGTGCTTCCTTCTATATG GGATATGGGTCTAGAGTTATTTAGAAACCATATCATTAGTGACAAGCAAGTTCAAACCAAGACTATTGATGGAATTCTCCTGCTAATTGAACGAGAACGAAATGGTGAAGCTGTGGACAGGAGTTTGCTGCGGAGTTTGTTGAGCATGCTCTCAGATCTGCAG GTCCCAGAATACCTTCACCATGTTAATAAACGTTTGGAAGAAGAAGGAGACAGAGTAATAACATATTTAGATCACAGCACACA gaCTTGA